The following coding sequences lie in one Sedimentibacter sp. MB35-C1 genomic window:
- a CDS encoding ATP-binding protein: MKIAVLSGKGGTGKTLVSVNLAAVSGNSEYIDCDVEEPNGHLFLKPDNVQEKGIYVKVPQVNYDLCNGCRKCVDFCKYNALAHIRDRLIVFEEVCHSCGGCAMLCPENALTEKNKSVGKVLEGNSDQITVRTGMLNTGEVSGIPIIKDLLDESNFGSCKNVFIDCPPGSACSVMESIKDADYCILVAEPTLFGVHNLNMVYELVKIFKKPFGAVLNKCTDGENPAERFCHENNIKILSKIPFDSELGMLNSNAEIAVFKSKKYKELFLTLLDKVTQEVQNEAAINSQR, encoded by the coding sequence ATGAAGATTGCTGTTCTGAGCGGTAAGGGCGGAACGGGAAAAACTTTAGTTTCGGTTAATTTGGCAGCCGTATCAGGTAATTCAGAATATATAGATTGCGATGTAGAGGAGCCAAATGGTCATCTCTTTTTGAAACCGGATAACGTTCAGGAAAAAGGAATTTATGTGAAAGTTCCTCAGGTTAATTATGATTTGTGTAACGGATGCCGTAAGTGTGTTGATTTTTGCAAGTACAATGCGCTCGCCCATATAAGAGACAGATTGATTGTATTTGAAGAGGTATGCCATTCATGCGGTGGATGTGCAATGTTATGCCCGGAAAATGCGTTGACGGAAAAAAACAAGTCAGTAGGTAAAGTGCTTGAAGGAAATTCCGATCAGATAACCGTGCGTACAGGGATGTTGAACACAGGAGAAGTTTCAGGTATTCCTATTATAAAAGATCTTCTTGATGAGAGCAATTTCGGTTCATGTAAGAATGTTTTTATTGACTGCCCGCCCGGAAGCGCATGCAGTGTAATGGAGAGCATCAAAGATGCGGATTATTGCATATTAGTTGCAGAACCTACCTTGTTTGGTGTGCACAATCTCAACATGGTTTATGAATTGGTTAAAATTTTTAAAAAGCCTTTTGGCGCAGTTTTAAATAAATGTACAGATGGAGAAAATCCCGCGGAAAGATTTTGTCATGAAAATAACATTAAAATTTTAAGCAAGATTCCATTTGACAGTGAGCTTGGAATGCTGAACTCAAATGCGGAAATTGCCGTATTTAAAAGTAAGAAATATAAAGAATTATTTTTAACTTTGCTCGATAAAGTGACACAGGAGGTGCAAAATGAAGCAGCTATTAATTCTCAGCGGTAA
- a CDS encoding NifB/NifX family molybdenum-iron cluster-binding protein — MKIAIPVDKKDIKTEECVSFGRAPYFMIYDTEANEAVFLDNSAAAMTGGAGIKAAQAIVDSGAESVLARRCGENAAEVLKAADIKIFKTRSSSAKENIDAFIAGELSQLDEIHAGFHGHHGGN, encoded by the coding sequence ATGAAAATAGCAATACCCGTAGATAAAAAAGACATTAAAACAGAGGAGTGCGTGTCATTTGGCCGAGCACCTTACTTTATGATTTATGATACCGAAGCAAATGAAGCTGTGTTTCTTGACAACAGTGCGGCAGCTATGACAGGAGGAGCTGGAATTAAAGCGGCTCAGGCAATAGTAGACAGCGGGGCTGAATCGGTACTTGCGCGTCGATGCGGAGAAAATGCAGCTGAAGTACTTAAGGCTGCTGATATTAAAATATTTAAAACAAGGAGTTCTTCTGCAAAGGAGAACATTGATGCATTTATTGCGGGAGAGCTTTCTCAACTTGATGAAATACATGCCGGATTCCACGGACATCACGGAGGCAATTAA
- a CDS encoding NifB/NifX family molybdenum-iron cluster-binding protein has protein sequence MIKIAVASENERVTEHFGHCINFNIFETENDVITKEESIPNPGHRPGFLPNFLNDMGINVIISGGMGGGAIDIFNEKGIEVIVGASGDAKAATEAYLKGSLKSTGSVCHEHQHHDECGE, from the coding sequence ATGATAAAAATAGCAGTTGCCAGCGAAAATGAAAGAGTAACAGAACACTTTGGACATTGTATAAATTTCAATATTTTTGAAACTGAAAATGATGTTATTACAAAAGAAGAGTCAATTCCAAATCCGGGACACAGGCCGGGATTTTTGCCAAACTTTTTAAATGATATGGGAATTAATGTAATCATATCAGGCGGAATGGGAGGCGGAGCCATAGATATTTTTAATGAAAAAGGGATAGAAGTAATTGTTGGTGCCAGCGGTGATGCCAAGGCAGCAACGGAAGCATATCTTAAAGGTTCATTAAAATCAACAGGTTCAGTCTGCCATGAGCATCAACATCATGATGAATGCGGCGAATAA
- a CDS encoding MFS transporter, with translation MYDVGNSAFILLVSTIIPIYFKNIATGSGISASNSTAYWGYAVSISTLIVAIIGPILGTLADTKGYKKPLFTAFLLIGAIGCAALSISASWFVFLFIFVIAKIGISGSLIFYDSMLPDVTAEDKMDLLSSLGYAWGYIGSCVPFTLSLVIILFSDKLYITASNATKFAFILTAAWWVAASFPLLKNYRQIYYVETKKNAIREALVRLKNTFMDIKNQKEIFIFLMAFFFYIDGVYTIIEMATSYGKDVGISDNNLLFALLLTQVVAFPFALMFGKLSKKYKTKDLINVSIIGYFLITIFALQLDKAWEFWFLAVCVAMFQGAIQALSRSYFAKIIPKEKSSEYFGFFDIFGKGASFTGAFIMGLTTQISGNSKTGVASIAIMFIIGYFMFNRAVKMNR, from the coding sequence ATGTATGATGTGGGAAATTCCGCATTTATATTGCTCGTATCGACTATTATACCTATTTATTTCAAGAATATTGCTACTGGCAGCGGCATATCGGCTTCAAATTCAACGGCTTATTGGGGATATGCAGTATCAATTTCAACGCTTATTGTTGCAATAATAGGGCCTATACTGGGAACGCTTGCTGACACGAAAGGATATAAAAAACCTTTGTTTACAGCATTCCTTTTGATTGGTGCAATAGGATGTGCCGCGTTGTCCATAAGTGCGTCGTGGTTTGTATTTCTTTTTATATTTGTAATTGCAAAGATAGGTATATCAGGAAGTTTGATATTTTATGATTCCATGCTGCCGGATGTAACGGCTGAAGATAAAATGGACTTGCTCTCTTCCCTTGGGTATGCATGGGGGTATATAGGAAGTTGTGTTCCCTTTACATTGAGTTTGGTTATTATACTTTTTTCAGATAAACTTTATATTACTGCTTCAAATGCAACAAAATTTGCTTTCATATTGACTGCAGCGTGGTGGGTTGCTGCTTCTTTTCCTTTGCTTAAAAATTATAGACAAATTTATTATGTGGAAACAAAAAAGAATGCTATACGGGAAGCACTTGTTAGACTGAAAAATACATTTATGGATATAAAAAACCAAAAAGAAATTTTTATATTTCTTATGGCGTTTTTTTTCTATATTGACGGAGTATATACAATAATTGAAATGGCAACATCCTATGGAAAAGATGTGGGCATAAGTGACAACAATTTACTGTTTGCTCTTTTGCTGACACAGGTTGTTGCATTTCCATTTGCACTAATGTTCGGAAAACTTTCTAAAAAATATAAGACAAAAGATTTAATAAATGTCAGCATAATAGGCTACTTTTTAATAACTATATTTGCGCTTCAGTTGGATAAGGCGTGGGAATTTTGGTTCCTGGCCGTGTGTGTGGCAATGTTTCAGGGAGCAATACAAGCTCTTTCCAGGTCGTATTTTGCTAAAATTATTCCTAAAGAAAAATCAAGTGAGTACTTTGGTTTCTTTGATATCTTTGGAAAAGGAGCATCATTTACCGGAGCGTTTATAATGGGATTAACCACACAAATCAGCGGAAATTCAAAGACTGGGGTTGCATCTATCGCAATAATGTTCATAATAGGTTATTTTATGTTTAATCGTGCTGTTAAAATGAATAGATAA
- a CDS encoding ATP-binding protein encodes MKQLLILSGKGGTGKTTIASAFIKLSDAKSYADCDVDAPNLHLIAGQNTNPEITDYYGLPKAEIDPEICIDCGKCARSCRFSAISKTEMYKVDPFACEGCGVCELVCPVNAVSLRPSVAGELMLYSENEKVFSTAQLKMGNGTSGMLVSEVKKQMRSAAPSAELSIIDGSPGIGCPVIASLSGVHMVLIVAEPSVSGISDMERIINTAAKFGARVAVCINKYDINYENSEKIEKFCKENKIPFVGRIPYDSEAVKAVNNGQTIVDVECKSGTVVKHLYSKTMELLYSE; translated from the coding sequence ATGAAGCAGCTATTAATTCTCAGCGGTAAAGGCGGCACCGGAAAGACTACGATAGCAAGTGCATTTATAAAGCTTTCCGATGCTAAATCATATGCTGACTGCGATGTTGATGCGCCTAATTTACACCTTATAGCCGGACAAAACACCAATCCGGAAATAACGGATTATTATGGCCTCCCAAAAGCGGAAATAGACCCGGAAATATGCATTGATTGTGGCAAATGTGCCAGAAGTTGCAGATTTAGTGCCATATCTAAAACAGAAATGTATAAAGTCGATCCTTTTGCTTGTGAGGGTTGCGGTGTTTGCGAACTTGTTTGCCCTGTCAATGCGGTAAGCTTGAGACCATCTGTTGCCGGAGAGCTTATGTTGTATTCCGAAAATGAAAAAGTTTTTTCAACAGCACAGCTAAAAATGGGAAATGGTACTTCTGGGATGCTGGTAAGTGAAGTGAAAAAACAAATGAGATCAGCAGCTCCTAGTGCTGAATTATCAATAATAGACGGCTCTCCTGGAATAGGGTGCCCTGTTATTGCATCACTGAGCGGTGTTCACATGGTACTGATAGTTGCAGAGCCTTCTGTTTCAGGTATCAGTGATATGGAAAGGATAATAAATACCGCAGCTAAGTTCGGTGCAAGGGTTGCAGTCTGCATAAATAAATATGATATTAATTATGAAAATTCTGAAAAAATAGAAAAGTTTTGTAAGGAGAACAAAATTCCGTTTGTAGGTAGAATACCTTATGATTCAGAAGCTGTTAAGGCTGTTAATAATGGCCAAACCATTGTCGATGTAGAATGCAAATCCGGCACGGTTGTAAAACATTTATACAGCAAGACTATGGAATTGCTGTACAGCGAATGA
- a CDS encoding bacteriohemerythrin → MLWKDKYELGVPLIDNQHKELFRRVELFIQTVKSSADWNEKVSKVNETLEFMKGYVVEHFNAEEGYQRSIEYPGYDMHKKIHDDMVSYVLSVSEEYEKSGCDEKLMLQFAGKLLAWLINHVAADDQNIASYAKEKGVDGNER, encoded by the coding sequence ATGCTTTGGAAAGACAAATATGAACTTGGTGTTCCTTTGATTGATAATCAGCACAAGGAGCTGTTCAGGCGTGTGGAGCTATTCATTCAGACAGTGAAATCATCTGCAGATTGGAATGAGAAAGTTAGCAAAGTAAATGAGACACTAGAATTCATGAAAGGATATGTGGTAGAGCATTTCAATGCTGAAGAAGGATACCAGAGAAGCATCGAGTACCCTGGATATGATATGCATAAAAAAATACATGACGACATGGTTAGTTATGTACTTAGTGTTTCTGAAGAATATGAAAAGAGCGGGTGCGATGAAAAATTAATGTTGCAGTTTGCAGGAAAGCTCTTGGCATGGCTCATAAACCATGTTGCAGCAGATGACCAAAATATTGCTTCTTACGCAAAGGAAAAGGGGGTGGACGGCAATGAGCGCTAA
- a CDS encoding DUF6544 family protein: MWYLLLSGLFVIVLLILFLYMPYSKTKKEFNNVIENRVKSMSKTLEVFTENDMINLPEPVQKYFKKCGYIGKPKMSYMKAYYKNVNFKMSPSKTIKIDHTQCNFVKRPERFAFINSNLYGIPFEGLDSYDCGIGRMKGVIAKIITLFDQRGAEMDRACLVTYLSESLIFPNAALQDFITWKEIDSTHAEAEISCYGISASGVFTFDEDGLWRSFRTNDRISVSMDGSERKAPWSAIVEDYHQSNEIWVPRVVSSVWHYPEGDFIYFNENGSKILIEHY, translated from the coding sequence ATGTGGTATCTACTATTATCAGGATTATTTGTGATTGTATTATTAATATTATTTCTTTACATGCCGTATTCAAAGACAAAAAAAGAGTTTAATAATGTGATTGAAAACAGAGTTAAATCAATGAGCAAGACATTAGAAGTATTTACTGAAAATGATATGATAAATCTTCCGGAGCCTGTACAAAAATATTTTAAGAAATGCGGGTATATTGGTAAGCCTAAAATGAGTTATATGAAGGCATATTATAAAAATGTAAATTTTAAGATGTCACCATCTAAGACAATAAAGATTGATCATACTCAGTGCAATTTTGTAAAACGCCCTGAGCGCTTTGCGTTTATAAATTCTAATTTGTATGGTATTCCATTTGAGGGGCTTGATTCCTATGATTGCGGAATAGGAAGAATGAAAGGAGTTATTGCAAAGATTATAACACTATTCGATCAGAGAGGAGCTGAAATGGATAGGGCATGCTTAGTGACATATTTGTCTGAAAGTCTGATTTTCCCAAATGCAGCGTTGCAAGATTTCATTACGTGGAAGGAAATCGACAGCACGCATGCCGAAGCAGAGATAAGTTGCTACGGAATATCAGCTTCAGGTGTATTTACATTTGATGAGGACGGGTTATGGCGCAGTTTCAGAACAAATGATAGAATATCGGTCTCTATGGACGGCAGCGAGAGGAAGGCGCCATGGTCGGCAATAGTTGAAGACTATCATCAGAGCAATGAAATATGGGTGCCAAGAGTTGTTAGCTCTGTCTGGCATTATCCTGAAGGAGATTTTATATATTTTAATGAAAATGGTTCGAAAATATTAATTGAGCACTATTAA
- the surE gene encoding 5'/3'-nucleotidase SurE: MMKILLTNDDGIFSEGIKVLADIVKDFGEVYVAAPDRQRSAVSHGITIHGPIIVKKYDFPVKVKGAWSIGSTPADCVRLALNNLLDEKPDLILSGINNGTNYGGDVLYSGTVAGAIEGYQYKIPSLALSLDGNNFDVCRMYLGAFLEKYIKTSMNRNYILNVNIPSCKPDEFKGEVYARLSAPGQYPFYFKEEKLNEETSSFALCMKDASNVEEDSDIDYVKQGYMSVTPIAPNYESSNYVEHLISTGLVQRATALEAE, translated from the coding sequence ATGATGAAAATTCTATTAACCAACGATGACGGAATATTTTCAGAAGGAATAAAAGTATTGGCTGATATTGTGAAGGACTTCGGAGAAGTTTATGTGGCGGCGCCAGACAGACAAAGAAGTGCTGTGTCTCACGGTATAACCATACATGGACCGATAATCGTCAAGAAATATGATTTCCCGGTTAAGGTAAAAGGTGCATGGAGCATAGGAAGCACCCCTGCCGACTGCGTACGTTTAGCACTTAACAATTTGCTTGACGAAAAACCAGATCTTATACTCTCCGGCATTAATAACGGTACAAATTACGGTGGTGACGTACTATATTCAGGAACTGTAGCCGGAGCCATAGAGGGCTACCAGTACAAGATACCGTCACTGGCTCTTTCATTGGACGGCAATAATTTTGATGTGTGCCGCATGTACCTTGGTGCTTTTTTAGAGAAGTATATTAAAACTTCGATGAATAGAAATTATATACTGAATGTGAACATTCCTTCCTGTAAACCGGATGAATTTAAGGGAGAGGTTTATGCAAGGCTATCTGCGCCGGGACAATATCCTTTCTATTTTAAAGAAGAAAAATTAAATGAGGAAACAAGTAGTTTCGCGCTTTGTATGAAAGATGCATCTAATGTTGAGGAGGACTCGGACATAGATTATGTAAAACAAGGATATATGTCAGTTACGCCTATAGCTCCCAACTACGAAAGTTCTAATTATGTGGAGCATTTGATAAGTACAGGTTTGGTGCAGAGGGCTACAGCGCTTGAAGCTGAATAG
- a CDS encoding phage head-tail adapter protein — MKSKQERSSLFKTFQSQIKCKDKFEEGKINLLQLRKELKEIDDYIFANCEKKDYCIMPLKSDKTIAYYLYHLTRIEDITSNTLILGKKQVFFENKYDSLLSSPIKTTGNELKRDQLVQFSLSLDINQLKHYVDDVYANTNQLINQMNFKESRLKVKDVRKNDLIKLNVVSTDENAFWLVDYWCKKTYAGLFLMPFSRHQMLHLDGCLRIMHKIKK; from the coding sequence ATGAAATCGAAACAGGAACGTTCTAGTTTATTTAAAACTTTTCAATCACAAATAAAGTGTAAAGATAAATTTGAGGAGGGTAAGATAAATTTACTTCAGCTCCGCAAAGAATTAAAAGAAATTGATGATTATATATTTGCAAACTGTGAAAAAAAAGACTACTGCATAATGCCGCTGAAATCGGATAAAACAATTGCATATTATTTATATCATCTAACCAGGATTGAAGATATTACATCTAACACTCTTATTTTAGGTAAGAAACAAGTATTTTTTGAAAATAAATATGATAGTTTATTAAGCAGCCCTATTAAAACTACAGGCAACGAGCTAAAAAGAGACCAGCTTGTTCAATTTAGTCTTTCCTTAGACATTAATCAGTTAAAACATTATGTAGATGATGTTTATGCAAACACAAATCAGTTAATTAACCAAATGAATTTTAAAGAGTCAAGGTTAAAGGTTAAAGATGTCAGGAAAAATGATTTAATAAAATTAAATGTTGTTTCTACAGATGAAAATGCTTTTTGGCTCGTTGATTATTGGTGTAAAAAAACATATGCAGGACTGTTTTTAATGCCGTTTTCAAGGCATCAAATGTTACACCTAGATGGCTGCTTAAGAATTATGCATAAAATAAAAAAGTAA
- a CDS encoding chemotaxis protein CheX — protein MSANLYNSFVKATRDVFKLMLDLSDIEDNPADDFVCDDSLDISIGVTGDLEGEVIYRFPPSTSLSMVNIMVGMDLDSVDEFVTSAISEIANIISGNVLTMLSDNKLKCDILPPKQGSSDEGKEYDIHQTSCLTTSVGGVCLDIKLNQAN, from the coding sequence ATGAGCGCTAATCTTTACAACTCATTTGTTAAAGCAACCCGTGATGTGTTTAAACTTATGCTTGATCTTTCGGACATAGAGGATAATCCTGCAGATGATTTTGTATGTGATGATTCCTTGGATATATCCATCGGAGTAACAGGAGACCTTGAGGGTGAAGTTATTTACAGGTTCCCTCCATCAACCTCACTAAGTATGGTTAATATTATGGTTGGAATGGATTTGGATTCAGTTGATGAGTTTGTTACATCAGCGATTTCTGAAATTGCAAATATTATAAGCGGAAATGTTCTTACGATGCTTTCTGATAATAAACTTAAATGTGACATATTGCCGCCAAAGCAAGGTTCATCTGATGAAGGCAAAGAGTATGATATACACCAGACAAGTTGCCTAACTACCTCTGTTGGCGGAGTTTGCCTTGATATAAAGTTAAATCAGGCTAACTGA